A window of the Ostrea edulis chromosome 1, xbOstEdul1.1, whole genome shotgun sequence genome harbors these coding sequences:
- the LOC125679120 gene encoding uncharacterized protein LOC125679120 translates to MGTTVSLTSVCSKVLEHMVHHHVIQHRLLTDYQHGFRKRPSTETQLILTIDDLARSVDASEQVDCILLDFSKAFDKVPRNRFLLKLDHYGIRGTLHQWIASVLIGRAQQVVLDGQSSATPQSHVGSPARHCTWSAAVLILYQRPTCSSEIDRQTVR, encoded by the coding sequence ATGGGAACTACAGTGTCCCTGACCTCAGTGTGCAGTAAAGTGCTGGAACACATGGTGCATCACCACGTCATCCAACACCGGCTACTCACGGACTACCAGCACGGTTTCCGGAAACGACCATCAACGGAAACTCAACTTATTCTCACCATCGACGACCTTGCCAGGAGCGTAGACGCCAGCGAACAAGTAGACTGCATCCTTCTTGATTTCAGTAAGGCGTTCGATAAGGTGCCACGCAACAGATTCCTGTTGAAGCTTGACCACTACGGCATCAGAGGAACACTCCATCAGTGGATAGCGAGTGTCCTTATTGGACGCGCTCAACAGGTGGTGCTAGATGGACAATCCTCTGCCACCCCGCAAAGTCACGTCGGGAGTCCCGCAAGGCACTGTACTTGGTCCGCTGCTGTTCTTATTTTATATCAACGACCTACCTGCAGCAGTGAAATTGATCGCCAGACTGTTCGCTGA